The Montipora capricornis isolate CH-2021 chromosome 1, ASM3666992v2, whole genome shotgun sequence genome contains a region encoding:
- the LOC138046510 gene encoding homeobox protein pnx-like — translation MDPRLNYTSSSLFSIDNILRDKREEQEVRFPIKNQHQDSSEFLRHNVHPYPPLCGALASWPQYPLHGCPLFNRSRKTSTVTQHEGNVRERKRGRDPTKKRKRTAFTGSQVKELEGEFRRSKYLTISRRTELSKSLKLTETQIKIWFQNRRTKWKRKISAEMQFSARTSGNMYAGPPHPGIHHCNQYCNPGNGTPYNFCHSSFSPVFCSPQLSYQSKNTTPAKF, via the exons ATGGATCCACGATTAAATTATACCAGCTCATCACTCTTCTCTATTGATAACATTCTTCGCGACAAGAGAGAAGAACAAGAAGTCCGTTTTCCAATAAAAAATCAGCATCAAGATAGCTCTGAATTTCTTCGACATAATGTGCATCCATATCCTCCTCTCTGTGGCGCTCTGGCTTCGTGGCCACAATATCCATTGCATGGCTGTCCGCTTTTTAACAGATCAAGGAAGACATCAACTG TAACACAGCATGAAGGAAATGTTCGAGAACGAAAAAGAGGCAGAGACCCAACCAAGAAGCGAAAACGAACGGCATTCACTGGCTCACAAGTGAAGGAACTCGAGGGTGAATTTCGAAGAAGCAAATACTTGACAATTTCTCGACGAACGGAACTTTCAAAGTCGCTCAAGCTCACGGAAACGCAAATAAAGATCTGGTTCCAAAATCGTCGAACGAAATGGAAGAGGAAGATTTCTGCAGAAATGCAATTCAGCGCACGAACATCCGGGAACATGTATGCTGGTCCTCCACATCCGGGAATTCATCATTGCAACCAGTATTGTAACCCTGGCAATGGGACACCGTACAACTTCTGCCACTCGAGTTTTAGTCCAGTATTTTGTAGTCCTCAGCTGTCTTATCAGTCGAAAAATACAACTCCTGCAAAATTTTGA
- the LOC138046502 gene encoding homeobox protein Dlx1a-like, translating into MNLSYQSEYFDPPAPCKSAFMELPSTPGTHSYPSYNSVPSNYNPYTAAMRYYHHSSTSQDYSLACNARNSFPMPPVLNHHPLSHHPYLSPSLQAFGAPHDSPHDDLKGSCDEPRLNGKGKKIRKPRTIYSSFQLRELTKRFQKTQYLALPERAELAALLGLTQTQVKIWFQNRRSKFKKNVKANEDSNSCEDAIKGESSSGPSNESTNGAWESSESTSTASHDPETPSFPSLGNNKPAISTPQWCRIPSHGIKSPFITERCQRM; encoded by the exons ATGAATCTTAGCTACCAATCCGAGTACTTTGATCCTCCAGCTCCGTGCAAGTCGGCCTTCATGGAGTTGCCTTCAACGCCAGGAACGCACAGTTATCCTAGCTACAATTCAGTTCCTTCAAATTACAATCCATACACCGCGGCGATGCGGTACTATCATCACTCCTCGACAAGCCAAGATTACTCCCTCGCATGCAACGCCAGAAATTCCTTTCCAATGCCACCAGTTTTGAATCATCATCCGCTCTCGCATCATCCATATTTATCGCCATCTTTGCAGGCTTTTGGAGCTCCGCACGATTCGCCTCATGACG ATTTGAAAGGGTCTTGTGACGAGCCGAGGctgaacggaaaaggaaaaaagatacgAAAGCCGCGAACAATCTATTCAAGCTTTCAGCTTCGGGAACTGACTAAGCGTTTTCAGAAGACTCAGTACCTAGCGCTTCCTGAACGCGCAGAGTTAGCCGCGCTTCTTGGCTTGACACAGACCCAGGTCAAAATTTGGTTTCAAAATAGGAGATCAAAGTTTAAGAAGAACGTGAAAGCAAACGAAGATAGCAACTCATGCGAGGACGCCATCAAGGGAGAAAGCTCATCGGGACCGTCAAATGAATCTACGAATGGAGCGTGGGAATCTTCCGAGTCCACCTCGACAGCAAGCCATGATCCAGAGACGCCTAGCTTTCCATCCTTGGGAAACAACAAGCCTGCTATTTCCACACCGCAGTGGTGCAGGATTCCAAGTCATGGAATCAAATCTCCATTCATCACAGAACGATGTCAAAGAATGTAG